A single genomic interval of Stenotrophomonas sp. ZAC14D1_NAIMI4_1 harbors:
- a CDS encoding 2OG-Fe(II) oxygenase yields the protein MHEPGPVDFIEVIHNAVPSDVCAAIVARMRGSQGLKPGAVGSGVFPELKHSKDLRISGLDAWRDVDNALQQAVFAGLQTYLRRYPQALIAPLMLQIQDSNGQPRRLSAEDFPDMAPEQLAELARTCLRPGAINLQWYAAGEGGYPYWHCELYPKDAQAETLHRHVLWTLYLNDDFEEGETEFLFQGRKIAPRTGSLLIAPTAFTHTHRGNRPQGGDKFIATSWILFQSAQKLFGG from the coding sequence ATGCACGAGCCGGGCCCGGTCGATTTCATCGAAGTCATCCACAACGCCGTCCCCAGTGACGTCTGCGCCGCCATCGTCGCCCGCATGCGCGGCAGCCAGGGCCTGAAACCCGGTGCGGTAGGCAGTGGCGTATTCCCCGAGCTCAAGCACAGCAAGGATCTGCGCATCAGCGGGCTGGATGCCTGGCGCGACGTGGACAACGCGCTGCAACAGGCGGTTTTCGCCGGGCTGCAGACTTATCTACGTCGTTATCCACAGGCACTGATCGCACCATTGATGTTGCAGATCCAGGACAGCAACGGCCAGCCGCGCCGACTGTCAGCTGAGGATTTCCCCGACATGGCACCGGAGCAGCTGGCCGAGCTCGCCCGCACCTGCCTGCGCCCCGGCGCCATCAACCTGCAGTGGTACGCGGCGGGCGAGGGCGGTTACCCGTACTGGCACTGCGAGCTGTACCCGAAGGATGCGCAGGCGGAGACGCTGCACCGGCACGTGTTGTGGACGCTGTACCTCAACGACGACTTCGAAGAGGGCGAGACCGAGTTCCTGTTCCAGGGCCGCAAGATCGCACCGCGCACCGGCAGCCTGCTGATTGCGCCGACCGCGTTCACGCACACCCATCGCGGCAACCGGCCGCAGGGCGGCGACAAGTTCATCGCCACCAGCTGGATCCTGTTCCAGAGCGCGCAGAAGTTGTTTGGAGGGTAA
- the cls gene encoding cardiolipin synthase: protein MLALFDSLRLWLDGIAHLGTILAVAYLLYLLALTGWIMLQKREPVATLSWILSLALLPYLGLFIYYLLGPQKVKRQRLRRGRARSGMEHYSDVCPPDAGCTELAKVAQATTGLAPSSATEVTWLVDGAATYAALIEAIAGARDHVHLEYYIFNPDHAGTALRDALVERARAGVQVRLLLDAVGSSALPARFLQPLLEAGGEAVWFHPRQLLKPFKRPWLNLRTHRKLVIIDGQLAFTGGINITDEEDESRNPNAYRDLHMRIRGHVVRSLQLVFAEDWLYASGQEPSRFDIARLWPADMPLRGDGDIDAQVLVSGPDSGWETIHRLHVAAIQEANERVWLVTPYFVPGEAARMALTSAALGGLDVRLLVPKMSDSWFVTQAARSYFDELLHAGVKIYEYGPRMLHTKAFIADDDVCIVGSANFDHRSFRLNFELSMMISDQDRVAELATLLQAEFDSATRVHNEAGRSLWLHRLPEAFARLASPLL, encoded by the coding sequence ATGCTCGCCCTCTTCGATTCGCTGCGCCTCTGGCTCGATGGCATTGCCCACCTGGGAACGATCCTGGCGGTGGCCTATCTGCTTTACCTGCTCGCGCTGACCGGCTGGATCATGCTGCAGAAGCGCGAGCCGGTGGCCACGCTCAGCTGGATCCTGTCGCTGGCGCTGCTGCCCTACCTCGGCCTTTTCATCTACTACCTGCTGGGCCCGCAGAAAGTGAAGCGGCAGCGCCTGCGCCGTGGCCGCGCGCGTTCGGGCATGGAGCACTACAGCGATGTCTGCCCGCCCGATGCCGGCTGCACCGAGCTGGCCAAGGTCGCCCAGGCCACCACCGGCCTGGCGCCGAGCAGTGCCACCGAAGTGACCTGGCTGGTGGATGGCGCGGCGACCTATGCGGCCCTCATCGAGGCCATCGCCGGGGCGCGCGATCACGTGCACCTGGAGTACTACATCTTCAACCCGGACCACGCCGGCACCGCCCTGCGCGATGCCCTGGTCGAGCGCGCCCGCGCCGGCGTGCAGGTGCGCCTGCTGCTTGATGCGGTGGGTTCCTCGGCGTTGCCGGCGCGCTTCCTGCAGCCCCTGCTGGAGGCCGGTGGCGAAGCGGTCTGGTTCCATCCGCGGCAGCTGCTGAAACCCTTCAAGCGCCCATGGTTGAACCTGCGCACGCACCGCAAGCTGGTGATCATCGATGGCCAGCTGGCCTTCACCGGCGGCATCAACATCACCGACGAGGAAGACGAGAGCCGCAACCCGAACGCCTACCGCGACCTGCACATGCGCATCCGTGGCCACGTGGTGCGCAGCCTGCAACTGGTGTTCGCCGAGGACTGGCTCTACGCCAGCGGCCAGGAGCCTTCGCGCTTCGACATCGCACGCCTGTGGCCGGCCGACATGCCGCTGCGCGGCGACGGCGACATTGATGCGCAGGTGCTGGTGTCCGGCCCGGATTCGGGCTGGGAAACCATCCACCGCCTGCACGTGGCGGCCATCCAGGAAGCCAATGAACGGGTCTGGCTGGTGACGCCCTACTTCGTGCCCGGCGAGGCGGCGCGCATGGCGTTGACCTCGGCGGCGCTGGGCGGCCTGGACGTGCGCCTGCTGGTGCCGAAGATGAGCGATTCCTGGTTCGTGACCCAGGCCGCGCGTTCCTACTTCGACGAACTGCTGCACGCGGGGGTGAAGATCTACGAGTACGGCCCGCGCATGCTGCACACCAAGGCGTTCATCGCCGACGACGATGTCTGCATTGTCGGCAGCGCCAACTTCGACCACCGCAGCTTCCGCCTGAACTTCGAGCTGTCGATGATGATCAGCGACCAGGACCGCGTGGCGGAGCTGGCCACCCTGCTGCAGGCCGAGTTCGACAGCGCCACGCGGGTGCACAATGAGGCTGGGCGCTCGCTGTGGCTGCACCGCCTGCCGGAGGCCTTCGCCCGCCTGGCCTCGCCGCTGCTGTAA
- the exbB gene encoding TonB-system energizer ExbB: MLQELFIAAAAGGNPSNALSQMGFEHLIHEMTTQPGDFAVSWVVLLTLIVMSAMSWYWTVINIFRSVRLKSAADRVVSLFWDTPNAQDAIRAMEEQPASEPFSKIALDAAQAAAHHQRAEGGATGGLGENLSRSEFVDRALRQAVTRESNKLQSGMTLLATVGATAPFVGLLGTVWGIYGALIKIGATGSASIDAVAGPVGEALIMTAIGLFVAIPAVFAFNFFSKVNSATISKFDTFAHDLHDFFATGSRVR, from the coding sequence ATGCTGCAGGAACTTTTCATCGCCGCTGCTGCCGGGGGCAATCCGTCCAACGCCCTGTCGCAGATGGGCTTCGAGCACCTGATCCACGAGATGACCACCCAGCCGGGTGACTTCGCTGTCTCCTGGGTGGTGCTGCTGACCCTGATCGTCATGTCGGCCATGTCCTGGTACTGGACCGTCATCAACATCTTCCGTTCGGTCCGCCTGAAGAGCGCTGCCGATCGCGTCGTCAGCCTGTTCTGGGACACCCCGAACGCGCAGGACGCCATCCGTGCAATGGAAGAACAGCCGGCTTCCGAGCCGTTCTCCAAGATCGCCCTGGACGCTGCCCAGGCTGCTGCCCACCACCAGCGCGCTGAAGGCGGCGCCACCGGCGGTCTGGGTGAGAACCTGAGCCGTTCGGAGTTCGTCGACCGCGCCCTGCGTCAGGCCGTGACCCGCGAAAGCAACAAGCTGCAGTCGGGCATGACCCTGCTGGCCACCGTCGGTGCAACCGCTCCGTTCGTCGGTCTGCTGGGTACCGTGTGGGGCATCTACGGCGCGCTGATCAAGATCGGTGCCACCGGCTCCGCTTCGATCGACGCCGTTGCAGGCCCGGTGGGTGAAGCGCTGATCATGACCGCCATCGGTCTGTTCGTCGCAATCCCGGCCGTGTTCGCCTTCAACTTCTTCAGCAAGGTCAACAGCGCGACCATCAGCAAGTTCGATACCTTCGCGCACGACCTGCACGACTTCTTCGCCACCGGTTCGCGCGTCCGCTGA
- a CDS encoding M48 family metallopeptidase encodes MKSLLLALLITTLVSACATTTSPTGRRQMVGGVSQAQLDQLGAQAFAETKQKEKISTDGRQNGYVQCVVNALVAQLPPQYRGVRWETAVFVDKEPNAFALPGGKVGVNTGIFTVAKNQDQLAAVIGHEIGHVIARHHEERITRQMGAQTGLSVLGALAGAAYGEGAASTVNQLGGMGAQTAFLLPGSRTQESEADVIGQRLMADAGFNPEQAVDLWQNMMAASGGRSPQWLSTHPDPANRIRELQRDAPSLLPAYQQAQAAGRRPKCG; translated from the coding sequence ATGAAATCACTGCTGCTCGCCCTGCTCATTACCACCCTGGTGAGTGCGTGCGCGACCACCACCTCACCGACCGGCCGACGGCAGATGGTCGGCGGTGTGTCGCAGGCCCAGCTCGACCAGCTGGGCGCCCAGGCGTTCGCTGAAACCAAGCAGAAGGAAAAGATCAGCACCGACGGCCGCCAGAACGGTTACGTCCAGTGCGTGGTCAATGCGCTGGTTGCGCAGCTGCCCCCACAATACCGTGGCGTACGGTGGGAGACGGCGGTGTTCGTCGACAAGGAACCCAACGCCTTCGCCCTGCCCGGTGGCAAGGTTGGGGTGAACACCGGCATCTTCACCGTGGCCAAGAACCAGGACCAGCTGGCGGCCGTCATCGGCCACGAGATCGGCCACGTCATCGCCCGCCACCACGAAGAGCGCATCACCCGGCAGATGGGCGCGCAGACCGGTTTGTCCGTGCTGGGCGCGCTGGCTGGCGCGGCCTACGGCGAAGGCGCGGCCAGCACCGTGAACCAGCTGGGGGGCATGGGCGCGCAGACCGCCTTCCTGCTGCCCGGTTCGCGCACCCAGGAATCAGAGGCCGATGTGATCGGTCAGCGGCTCATGGCCGACGCCGGGTTCAACCCCGAGCAGGCGGTCGATCTGTGGCAGAACATGATGGCGGCCAGTGGCGGACGCAGCCCGCAATGGCTGTCCACGCACCCCGACCCGGCCAACCGGATCCGCGAACTGCAACGTGACGCCCCCTCCCTTCTGCCCGCCTACCAGCAGGCCCAGGCCGCCGGACGCAGGCCAAAGTGTGGGTAA
- a CDS encoding PA0069 family radical SAM protein produces MQSHPRNAQAAIKGRGSTSHLAGRFESTVSEAVDDGWAIDESDEFLAPRLRTEVRAETARSIISRNTSPDVGFSQSVNPYRGCEHGCSYCFARPSHAYLNLSPGLDFETKLFAKTNAPQLLRKELSKPGYVPQPIALGINTDAYQPIERKLKLTRQLIEVMLETKHPFSLITKNALVERDIDLLAPLAAENLVSVHFSVTSLDPHLSAKLEPRASAPHARLRAMKRLHEAGIPVGVMVAPVIPWINDSELEAVLEAAHDAGAGTAGYVLLRLPLEVAPLFRDWLDTHHPDRAAHVMSTIQQLRGGKDYDSQFGTRMRGQGVYADLLNNRFKLARKRLGFNAQNSHWPKLDCSRFLKPLPPRKESPQGSLF; encoded by the coding sequence ATGCAATCCCACCCTCGCAACGCCCAGGCCGCCATCAAGGGCCGGGGTTCCACGTCCCACCTGGCGGGGCGCTTCGAAAGCACGGTGAGCGAAGCGGTCGATGACGGCTGGGCCATCGACGAAAGCGACGAGTTCCTCGCCCCGCGCCTGCGCACGGAAGTGCGCGCCGAGACTGCGCGCAGCATCATCAGCCGCAACACCTCCCCGGACGTGGGTTTCAGCCAGTCGGTGAATCCCTACCGCGGCTGCGAGCATGGCTGCTCATACTGCTTTGCACGGCCCTCGCACGCCTATCTGAATCTGTCGCCGGGCCTGGACTTCGAGACCAAGCTGTTCGCCAAGACCAACGCACCGCAGTTGCTGCGCAAGGAACTGTCGAAGCCCGGCTATGTGCCACAGCCGATTGCACTGGGCATCAACACCGATGCCTACCAGCCGATCGAGCGCAAGCTGAAACTCACCCGCCAGCTGATCGAAGTGATGCTGGAGACGAAGCATCCGTTCTCGCTGATCACCAAGAACGCGCTGGTGGAGCGCGATATCGATCTGCTGGCACCGCTGGCGGCAGAGAACCTGGTCAGCGTGCACTTCTCGGTGACCTCGCTGGACCCGCACCTGTCGGCGAAGCTGGAACCGCGCGCGTCGGCGCCGCACGCCCGGCTGCGCGCGATGAAGCGCCTGCACGAGGCAGGCATTCCGGTGGGCGTGATGGTGGCGCCGGTCATTCCGTGGATCAACGACAGCGAGCTGGAGGCCGTGCTGGAAGCCGCGCATGATGCCGGCGCCGGCACCGCCGGTTACGTGCTGCTGCGCCTGCCGCTGGAGGTAGCGCCGCTGTTCCGCGACTGGCTGGACACGCACCACCCTGATCGCGCCGCGCACGTGATGAGCACCATCCAGCAGCTGCGTGGCGGCAAGGACTACGACAGCCAGTTCGGCACGCGCATGCGCGGCCAGGGCGTGTATGCGGATCTGTTGAACAACCGGTTCAAGCTGGCGCGAAAGCGTCTCGGGTTCAACGCGCAGAACAGCCATTGGCCGAAGCTGGATTGCAGCCGGTTCCTGAAGCCGTTGCCGCCGCGGAAGGAATCGCCGCAGGGGTCGTTGTTCTAG
- a CDS encoding biopolymer transporter ExbD, producing the protein MAFSSGNSGGPMADINVTPLVDVMLVLLIIFIITAPLMSHKVKVDLPEANLVQKPDDTNDRKGPITLAVKEDGSIYWNDEEINKQTLESRLATAAQQTPQPPLNLRGDRTTKMRVINDLTKVAQEQGMLDVGFVATKEKGQ; encoded by the coding sequence ATGGCTTTCAGTAGTGGTAACAGCGGCGGCCCCATGGCCGACATCAACGTGACGCCCCTCGTGGACGTGATGCTGGTGCTGCTGATCATCTTCATCATCACGGCGCCCCTGATGTCCCACAAGGTCAAGGTGGATCTGCCGGAGGCCAACCTGGTCCAGAAGCCGGACGACACCAACGATCGCAAGGGTCCCATCACCCTGGCAGTCAAGGAAGATGGCTCGATCTACTGGAACGACGAAGAAATCAACAAGCAGACTCTCGAGTCGCGCTTGGCGACCGCCGCCCAGCAGACCCCGCAGCCGCCGCTGAACCTGCGTGGTGACCGCACCACCAAGATGCGCGTCATCAACGACCTGACCAAGGTCGCGCAGGAGCAGGGCATGCTGGACGTCGGCTTCGTCGCGACCAAAGAGAAGGGGCAATAA
- a CDS encoding CPBP family intramembrane glutamic endopeptidase yields the protein MSASVPVSAPPPVPPATAAPRRGSPVAGFFIDLGIGAATLFILSLVSGLAWGLYRGIQVGYASAKNNGAGIDPASVTEALGTPGALAQVLMALVSTGGAALLLYFWRRPANAAERQASMQALRRPSTWGWTLLVATLIVIGSNGIAFLAKQLGVEPVPTNLALMQHAIERFPLFLVLFAVVLAPAYEELLFRRVLFGRLWQAGRPWLGMLLSSLAFALIHEIPGTSANGPAEIAQLWLVYGGMGAAFCWLYRRTGTLWAAIIAHGLNNAVALAALVFFGSM from the coding sequence ATGTCCGCTTCCGTCCCGGTTTCCGCTCCGCCGCCTGTTCCGCCAGCGACTGCTGCGCCGCGTCGCGGTTCGCCCGTGGCAGGGTTCTTCATCGACCTGGGCATCGGCGCCGCCACGCTGTTCATCCTCAGCCTGGTCAGCGGCCTGGCGTGGGGCCTGTATCGCGGCATCCAGGTCGGCTACGCCAGCGCGAAGAACAATGGCGCTGGAATCGATCCGGCCAGCGTGACCGAAGCCCTGGGCACGCCCGGCGCGCTCGCACAGGTGCTGATGGCCCTGGTCTCCACCGGCGGTGCCGCGCTGCTGCTGTACTTCTGGCGCCGGCCGGCCAACGCGGCCGAACGGCAGGCGTCGATGCAGGCGCTGCGGCGCCCTTCCACCTGGGGCTGGACCCTGCTGGTGGCCACGCTGATCGTGATCGGCAGCAACGGCATCGCCTTCCTGGCCAAGCAGCTCGGCGTGGAACCGGTGCCGACCAACCTGGCGCTGATGCAGCACGCCATCGAGCGTTTCCCGTTGTTCCTGGTGCTGTTCGCGGTGGTGCTTGCGCCCGCCTACGAGGAACTGCTGTTCCGCCGCGTGCTGTTCGGGCGCCTGTGGCAGGCCGGCCGGCCCTGGCTGGGCATGCTGCTGAGCAGCTTGGCCTTCGCCCTCATCCACGAGATTCCCGGCACCAGCGCCAACGGCCCGGCCGAGATCGCCCAGCTGTGGCTGGTCTACGGTGGCATGGGCGCCGCATTCTGCTGGTTGTACCGGCGCACCGGCACGCTGTGGGCGGCGATCATCGCGCACGGGCTGAACAACGCCGTGGCGCTGGCCGCGCTGGTGTTCTTCGGGTCAATGTAA
- a CDS encoding class 1 fructose-bisphosphatase, translating into MSRTSLTRFLIQEQHAGRINADLRQLIAVVARACTSISIAVSKGALGGVLGEAGTGNVQGEAQKKLDVISNEILLEANAWGGHLAACASEEMDHSQPVPDIYPRGDFLLLFDPLDGSSNIDVNVSVGTIFSVLRCPTNVELPGDEAFLQPGSRQIAAGYCIYGPSTQLVLSVGHGTHAFTLDRETGEFVLTTENMQIPAATQEFAINMSNQRHWEAPMQGYVQDLLAGKEGARGKNFNMRWIASMVADVHRILTRGGIFIYPWDKKEPDKAGKLRLMYEANPMGLLVEQAGGAASTGRERILDMQPNHLHQRVPVFLGSREEVAEAVRYHQEHDAKTV; encoded by the coding sequence ATGTCCCGTACTTCGTTGACCCGCTTCCTGATCCAGGAACAGCACGCCGGCCGCATCAACGCCGACCTGCGCCAGCTGATCGCCGTGGTCGCCCGCGCCTGCACCAGCATCTCCATCGCCGTCAGCAAGGGCGCCCTCGGCGGCGTACTCGGCGAAGCCGGCACCGGCAACGTGCAGGGCGAAGCACAGAAGAAGCTGGACGTCATCAGCAACGAGATCCTGCTGGAAGCCAACGCCTGGGGCGGCCACCTCGCCGCCTGCGCATCGGAAGAGATGGACCACAGCCAGCCGGTGCCGGACATCTACCCGCGCGGTGATTTCCTGCTGCTGTTCGATCCCCTCGATGGCAGCTCCAACATCGACGTCAACGTCTCCGTCGGCACCATCTTCTCAGTGCTGCGCTGCCCGACCAACGTCGAACTGCCGGGCGATGAAGCGTTCCTGCAGCCGGGCAGCAGGCAGATTGCCGCCGGCTACTGCATCTACGGGCCCAGCACCCAGCTGGTGCTCAGCGTCGGCCACGGCACCCACGCCTTCACCCTGGACCGCGAGACCGGCGAGTTCGTGCTGACCACCGAGAACATGCAGATTCCGGCGGCCACCCAGGAGTTCGCCATCAACATGTCCAACCAGCGCCACTGGGAAGCCCCGATGCAGGGCTACGTGCAGGACCTGCTGGCCGGCAAGGAAGGCGCGCGCGGCAAGAACTTCAACATGCGCTGGATCGCCAGCATGGTCGCCGACGTGCATCGCATCCTCACCCGCGGCGGCATCTTCATCTACCCGTGGGACAAGAAGGAACCGGACAAGGCCGGCAAGCTGCGCCTGATGTACGAAGCCAACCCGATGGGCCTGCTGGTCGAGCAGGCCGGCGGTGCCGCGTCGACCGGTCGCGAGCGCATCCTCGACATGCAGCCCAACCACCTGCACCAGCGCGTGCCGGTGTTCCTCGGCTCGCGCGAGGAAGTGGCCGAAGCGGTGCGTTATCACCAGGAGCATGACGCGAAGACCGTTTGA
- a CDS encoding tetratricopeptide repeat protein: MIFRNHKAVLSVLIATALTGAVVTDAFAQSSRSSERGNRGGKQAKAEVLFPNATREEPKEKASSKMSSKLQKLIDNYNDQKFPETLQVAGEILGNSASNNYDKSLAAQLASQAAYQTDDTAGAIRYLKQALELNGLDNNGHFQAMLMLGQLQLQEDQTAEGLVTLDKYFAESKSTKPEELIAKGQALYQLERYQEAIPVLQQAIAASPEPKDNWNQLLMAALSEAGQTGEALKTAEALAAKNPNDKKAQLNLANMYMQADQMPKAAAVMDKLRSSGQLTEEREYKQLYSIYANTENKEKDVIAVINEGMQKGILKPDYQVYLALAQSYYYSDQVPQAIDAWQKAAPLSKDGETYLNLARVLHAEGRVPEAKQAAQQALAKGVKNQADAKKIINLK; the protein is encoded by the coding sequence ATGATTTTCCGCAACCATAAAGCTGTGCTTTCCGTCCTCATCGCGACCGCCCTGACCGGCGCCGTGGTCACCGATGCCTTCGCGCAGTCCTCGCGGTCGTCCGAGCGTGGCAACCGCGGTGGCAAGCAGGCCAAGGCCGAAGTCCTGTTCCCGAACGCCACCCGTGAGGAGCCGAAGGAAAAGGCGTCCTCGAAGATGAGCAGCAAGCTGCAGAAGCTCATTGACAACTACAACGACCAGAAGTTCCCGGAGACCCTGCAGGTTGCAGGCGAGATCCTGGGCAACAGCGCGTCGAACAACTACGACAAGTCGCTGGCTGCGCAGCTGGCTTCGCAGGCTGCCTACCAGACCGACGACACCGCCGGCGCCATCCGCTACCTGAAGCAGGCGCTGGAGCTCAACGGCCTGGACAACAACGGCCACTTCCAGGCGATGCTGATGCTGGGCCAGCTGCAGCTGCAGGAAGACCAGACCGCCGAAGGCCTGGTCACGCTGGACAAGTACTTCGCCGAGAGCAAGTCGACCAAGCCGGAAGAACTGATCGCCAAGGGCCAGGCCCTGTATCAGCTGGAGCGCTACCAGGAAGCGATCCCGGTGCTGCAGCAGGCGATCGCCGCCTCGCCCGAGCCGAAGGACAACTGGAACCAGCTGCTGATGGCCGCGCTGTCCGAAGCGGGCCAGACCGGCGAGGCGCTGAAGACCGCTGAAGCACTGGCGGCCAAGAACCCGAACGACAAGAAGGCGCAGCTGAACCTGGCCAACATGTACATGCAGGCCGACCAGATGCCCAAGGCAGCCGCGGTGATGGACAAGCTGCGCAGCAGCGGCCAGCTCACCGAAGAGCGCGAGTACAAGCAGCTGTACTCGATCTATGCCAACACCGAGAACAAGGAAAAGGACGTCATCGCGGTCATCAACGAAGGAATGCAGAAGGGCATCCTGAAGCCGGACTACCAGGTTTACCTGGCGCTGGCCCAGTCCTACTACTATTCCGACCAGGTGCCGCAGGCGATCGATGCGTGGCAGAAGGCTGCCCCGCTGTCCAAGGACGGTGAGACCTACCTGAACCTGGCACGCGTCCTGCATGCCGAAGGTCGCGTCCCGGAGGCCAAGCAGGCCGCCCAGCAAGCGCTGGCGAAGGGCGTGAAGAACCAGGCTGATGCCAAAAAAATCATCAACCTGAAGTAA
- a CDS encoding biopolymer transporter ExbD: MAFSSGGGKGPMADINVTPLVDVMLVLLIIFIVTAPIMTYPIAVDLPQRVLNPPPQLVEPPPPIELKIDASNQVSWNNSPIGTHDLQQRMEQEVQRDPTNQPELRIDASPDSEYDVMAKVLAAAKNAQMKKIGFVQQ, translated from the coding sequence ATGGCATTCAGTAGTGGTGGTGGCAAGGGCCCCATGGCCGACATCAACGTCACGCCCCTCGTGGACGTGATGCTGGTTCTGCTGATCATCTTCATCGTGACCGCGCCGATCATGACGTACCCGATCGCCGTGGACCTGCCGCAGCGCGTGCTCAACCCACCGCCGCAGCTGGTCGAACCGCCGCCGCCGATCGAACTCAAGATCGACGCTAGCAACCAGGTCTCGTGGAACAACAGCCCGATCGGTACGCACGATCTGCAGCAGCGGATGGAACAGGAGGTCCAGCGTGACCCGACCAACCAGCCCGAACTGCGCATCGACGCGAGCCCGGATTCCGAGTACGACGTGATGGCCAAGGTTCTGGCCGCCGCGAAGAATGCTCAGATGAAGAAGATCGGCTTCGTGCAGCAGTAA
- a CDS encoding energy transducer TonB has product MMLLIPAVAPKAVAEKERNVMVTIVDAPPPPPPPPPPPPPTETPPPPVKNLSPPKPSPVPPPPQAPVVDVPEPRPNDIVTPPSPPAPPAPATSIEASVDISSKAMNPPRYPPAAFRAGIQGEVILIIDVDAQGNVTNVTVEKSSRNRDLDRAAMEAARKWRFNAAESGGKKAAGRVRVPVNFALN; this is encoded by the coding sequence ATGATGCTCCTGATCCCCGCTGTGGCCCCCAAGGCCGTGGCTGAGAAGGAGCGCAACGTCATGGTGACCATCGTCGACGCGCCGCCGCCTCCGCCGCCGCCGCCGCCGCCGCCGCCGCCGACTGAAACGCCGCCGCCGCCGGTGAAGAACCTGTCGCCGCCGAAGCCGTCGCCCGTCCCGCCGCCGCCGCAGGCGCCGGTCGTCGACGTGCCGGAGCCGCGCCCGAACGACATCGTCACCCCGCCGTCGCCGCCTGCGCCGCCTGCCCCCGCCACCTCGATCGAGGCCAGCGTGGACATCTCGTCGAAGGCCATGAATCCGCCGCGCTACCCGCCGGCCGCTTTCCGCGCTGGTATCCAGGGTGAAGTGATCCTGATCATTGATGTCGATGCCCAGGGCAACGTCACCAATGTCACGGTGGAAAAGTCCAGCCGTAACCGCGACCTGGACCGTGCTGCGATGGAAGCTGCCCGCAAGTGGCGTTTCAACGCCGCTGAATCTGGCGGTAAGAAGGCTGCTGGCCGCGTCCGCGTCCCGGTCAACTTTGCACTGAACTGA
- a CDS encoding pyridoxine 5'-phosphate synthase, producing the protein MTQLSVNVNKIAVLRNSRGGAEPDVVRAAQACLDAGAHGITVHPRPDRRHITAEDVLSLSTLTRARGVEFNIEGNPFAPPREGYPGLLPLCAQTRPAQATLVPDGDGQITSDHGFDFERDGERLRPLVAELKAMGCRVSLFVDAGNPLLEQAAAVGADRIELYTGPYAEAHAAGDATAMLELFATAARRAQAVGLGVNAGHDLSQDNLRDFLAAVPEVLEVSIGHALIGEALYDGLDTTVRGYLALL; encoded by the coding sequence ATGACCCAGCTCAGCGTCAACGTCAACAAGATCGCCGTCCTGCGCAACTCGCGTGGCGGTGCCGAACCCGATGTCGTGCGTGCCGCCCAGGCGTGCCTGGACGCGGGCGCCCACGGCATCACCGTGCACCCGCGGCCGGACCGTCGCCACATCACTGCAGAGGACGTGCTGTCGCTTTCGACGCTGACCCGCGCCCGTGGTGTCGAGTTCAACATTGAAGGCAATCCGTTCGCCCCCCCGCGCGAAGGTTATCCGGGCCTGCTGCCGCTGTGCGCGCAGACCCGCCCCGCACAGGCCACCCTGGTGCCCGATGGCGACGGCCAGATCACCTCGGACCATGGCTTCGACTTCGAGCGCGATGGCGAGCGCCTGCGTCCGCTGGTGGCCGAGCTGAAGGCGATGGGCTGCCGCGTCAGCCTGTTCGTGGATGCCGGCAACCCGCTGCTGGAACAGGCCGCTGCCGTGGGTGCCGACCGCATCGAGCTGTACACCGGTCCCTATGCCGAAGCGCATGCGGCCGGCGATGCCACTGCGATGCTGGAGCTGTTCGCCACCGCCGCACGGCGCGCACAGGCGGTCGGGCTGGGCGTGAATGCCGGCCACGATCTTTCGCAGGACAACCTGCGCGACTTCCTGGCCGCGGTGCCGGAGGTGCTGGAGGTGTCGATCGGCCACGCGCTGATCGGCGAGGCCCTGTACGACGGGCTCGATACCACCGTGCGCGGCTACCTCGCCCTGCTGTAA